The proteins below are encoded in one region of Kazachstania africana CBS 2517 chromosome 6, complete genome:
- the SLM3 gene encoding tRNA-5-taurinomethyluridine 2-sulfurtransferase (similar to Saccharomyces cerevisiae SLM3 (YDL033C); ancestral locus Anc_3.158) yields MLLSRYSQLLQKRLPNGYKQRWPSKFDNIIVAMSSGIDSSVTASIFSSFPKARGIYMRNWNNKSNDGKNCDESDWNDAVKVSEFLNVPIELVNFEKDYWIDVFEPMLKGYELGITPNPDILCNKFVKFGKLIEFLDTKYGEKNYWLATGHYSKILENVKKNRLELMRATDLHKDQSYYLSQIEPDIFSNTLLPMGHIYKTEVRQMALDIGLPNALKPDSQGICFVNNSQSNGRFKDFLSEYIPNKKGNICTIDENGKKTKWGEHNGLWSYTIGQKIGGISMPQADPKYKGTWFVSEKLTCTNELIIVRGSDNPKLCHSGLVVAKFEILDGTDAHAFQGLVDDAIRRGTLNMQYRSLQDPINVTRCTVKLNNKNDGTINLTVSLQEAQRAMAPGQYFCLFDCSRILGSGPILRST; encoded by the coding sequence ATGCTCCTGTCGAGATACTCACAGTTACTTCAGAAACGGTTGCCGAATGGTTACAAACAGAGATGGCCTTCCAAATTCGATAATATCATAGTGGCGATGTCCTCTGGGATTGATTCCTCAGTGACCGCATCAATTTTTAGTTCTTTTCCCAAGGCTAGAGGTATATACATGAGGAATTGGAATAACAAATCGAACGATGGGAAGAATTGCGATGAAAGTGATTGGAATGATGCTGTGAAAGTGTCAGAATTTCTCAATGTACCGATTGAACTAGTGAATTTTGAGAAGGATTATTGGATTGATGTCTTTGAACCGATGTTGAAAGGGTATGAACTGGGAATAACACCGAATCCTGATATTTtatgtaataaatttgtaaaatttggtaaattgatagaatttcttgataCCAAATACGGTGAGAAGAATTATTGGTTGGCCACAGGTCACTACAGTaagattttagaaaatgtGAAGAAGAATCGACTTGAGTTAATGAGAGCAACGGATTTACACAAGGATCAAAGTTACTATCTTTCACAAATTGAACCGGACATTTTCTCGAATACGTTATTGCCTATGGGTCATATTTACAAGACTGAGGTGAGACAGATGGCACTTGATATTGGATTACCGAATGCTTTGAAACCTGATTCACAGGGTATTTGTTTTGTTAATAATTCACAATCAAATGGCAGATTCAAAGATTTCCTTAGCGAGTACATCCCCAATAAGAAAGGGAACATTTGTACCATTGATGAGAACGGTAAGAAAACGAAATGGGGTGAACATAACGGATTGTGGTCGTATACAATTGGCCAAAAGATTGGTGGGATCTCGATGCCACAAGCAGACCCAAAATACAAAGGAACATGGTTTGTCAGCGAGAAATTGACCTGTACAAACGAACTCATAATCGTGAGGGGCAGTGATAATCCCAAGTTGTGCCATTCAGGACTTGTCGTTGCGAAATTCGAAATCTTGGACGGTACAGATGCACATGCATTCCAAGGTTTAGTCGATGACGCCATTCGCAGAGGAACATTGAATATGCAGTACCGCTCCTTACAAGACCCTATAAACGTTACTCGATGCACcgtaaaattgaataacaAAAACGATGGTACCATAAATCTGACTGTTTCGTTACAAGAGGCACAGAGAGCAATGGCCCCTGGACAATACTTCTGTCTCTTTGACTGCAGCCGAATACTGGGAAGCGGGCCCATCCTACGTAGCACATAG
- the GPR1 gene encoding Gpr1p (similar to Saccharomyces cerevisiae GPR1 (YDL035C); ancestral locus Anc_3.156) — protein MKQPSVFSTSFLLFERNEGSSKRVLNTTTVNQALGLPGMFSTFTDSEFLNLRVIAIVASFLSMFVGVISIFLLHNVDRRKRLFRHDLIMFLIICDFLKAMILAIYPIVILANISAYANPVFYNTLGWFTAYAIEGADIAIMFFDLHFALLIFKPNWKWRNNKTQNMEGGLFKYRNVIWPVTILFPSIMASLTFINFNVINREKFHTNVNVVLDNNHFNFKDEPREGGFKPLSAWSYLPATPMYYKYFLSWGPRYVLIASIFTIYISIYIYVHRESKKIKEQLTEFNIPEKEASLPPLHYMPDQPFAYNFKIFFQRFVAAPMRKVSRSIRNFFLLSLEVDSDDSLLTSTKSYPISNLSSPDSMTFRTNDTFEKSDPNNFHTNHRRLSYHDNNLAKSIDDDILASPNDKRVFVPQHKTNGMASSIENSEAESDKLVEVRKEFQRQIYFKMKERRRQIQKNLRAIFIYPCSYIAIWLFPILADISQSHHEIIHGPIVWLSYLDTFIRPLSCMIHCIVFILRERPWNLAWSAVERDRLIEKYILKGKIDEDEMIELLNGEHGKKGWFYRTKWDAAISWKYERNFFKRSLWYLGRFLRNIFSFKWDYTSPFDNEEFWNNKYFTKDNRITSLSTLSPFVNTDKGITTLHSLRSLDSTCSSNQKAILNANNWGPKVPLRWRLIHMMPMLHGIDLDGVNKILKERYDDDVFVIPGLDVALNRDARSQATGKQQEHNFKNNLKIEVQNMKDYSTFHKGSQEDIEMTDLGNSQGTPDNFNNFRNTGNREDIETGEKEEEEEEGEIDLLAFLNGP, from the coding sequence ATGAAGCAGCCCAGCGTTTTCAGTACTTCCTTCCTTTTATTTGAAAGGAATGAAGGATCGTCTAAGAGGGTTCTCAATACAACAACGGTGAATCAGGCCCTGGGATTACCTGGGATGTTTTCAACATTCACGGattctgaatttttgaatttaagaGTTATTGCCATAGTGGCAtcctttctttcaatgtttGTCGGTgtaatatcaatttttttattacaCAACGTCgatagaagaaaaagactTTTCAGACATGATTTAATCATGTTTTTGATCATTTgtgattttttgaaagctATGATCTTGGCCATCTACCCAATAGTCATTCTAGCTAATATTAGTGCTTATGCTAATCCAGTTTTCTATAACACCCTAGGATGGTTCACTGCATATGCTATTGAAGGGGCAGATATTGCCATCATGTTTTTTGACCTGCATTTTGCTTTATTAATATTCAAACCAAATTGGAAGTGGCGTAATAACAAAACACAAAATATGGAAGGTGGTCTTTTCAAGTATAGAAACGTCATCTGGCCTGTAACTATACTTTTTCCCTCTATAATGGCAAGTTTAACATTTATCAACTTCAACGTCATCaatagagaaaaatttcacaCTAATGTAAACGTCGTACTAGATAATAAccatttcaatttcaaagatgaaCCAAGAGAAGGTGGTTTTAAACCATTAAGTGCATGGAGTTATCTTCCAGCAACACCGATGTActacaaatattttttaagTTGGGGACCAAGGTACGTTCTAATTGCATCAATTTTCACAATCTACATTTCCATTTACATTTACGTTCACAGAGAgagtaaaaaaattaaagaacaATTAACCGAATTCAATATTCcagaaaaagaagcatCCCTACCACCATTGCATTATATGCCTGATCAACCTTTTGCAtacaacttcaaaatttttttccaaagatTTGTAGCTGCTCCAATGAGAAAAGTTTCGAGAAGTATTAGAAactttttcttattatcaTTAGAAGTGGATTCAGATGATTCTCTTCTAAcatcaacaaaatcatACCCAATAAGTAACTTAAGCTCGCCTGACAGTATGACATTTAGAACCAACGATACgtttgaaaaatctgaCCCGAACAATTTTCATACTAATCATAGAAGATTGAGTTACCATGATAATAATCTCGCTAAATCCatagatgatgatatccTTGCATCCCCCAATGATAAAAGGGTCTTTGTGCCTCAACATAAGACAAATGGCATGGCAAGTTCTATAGAAAATAGTGAGGCTGAATCAGATAAGCTGGTTGAAGTCAGAAAAGAGTTTCAAAGAcaaatatatttcaaaatgaaggaaagaagaagacaaattcaaaaaaatttaagagcaatttttatttatccTTGTTCATATATTGCAATTTGGTTATTTCCAATATTAGCAGATATTTCACAATCACACCATGAAATAATTCATGGCCCAATTGTATGGCTATCTTATTTGGACACTTTCATACGACCTTTGAGCTGTATGATCCATTGCATAGTCTTCATTTTAAGGGAAAGACCATGGAATTTGGCATGGAGTGCTGTTGAACGTGATCgtttaattgaaaaatatattctaaaaggaaaaatcgatgaagatgaaatgatTGAACTTTTGAATGGTGAACACGGTAAGAAAGGTTGGTTTTATCGTACTAAATGGGATGCAGCGATATCTTGGAAATAtgagagaaatttttttaagaGATCCTTGTGGTATCTTGGCAGatttttaagaaatattttctctttcaagTGGGATTATACCAGTCCATTTGACAATGAGGAGTTCTGGAAcaacaaatatttcacaaaGGATAACCGTATCACTAGCCTATCAACATTAAGTCCATTTGTAAATACAGACAAAGGCATAACTACCCTTCACAGTTTGCGCTCCTTGGATTCTACTTGTTCAAGCAATCAAAAAGCTATACTCAATGCTAATAACTGGGGACCCAAAGTACCTTTGAGATGGCGTTTGATTCATATGATGCCGATGCTACATGGTATTGATCTCGATGGAGtgaacaaaatattgaaagaaagatatgatgatgatgtgTTTGTTATACCTGGTTTAGATGTGGCTTTGAACAGAGACGCAAGATCACAAGCAACCGGCAAACAACAAGAACataatttcaagaacaACCTGAAAATAGAAGTACAAAATATGAAAGATTATAGTACTTTTCACAAGGGTTCCCAGGAAGACATTGAAATGACAGACCTGGGTAATAGCCAGGGTACACCTGACAATTTCAACAACTTTCGTAACACTGGAAATagagaagatattgaaacgggagaaaaagaagaagaagaagaagaaggtgaaaTAGATTTATTAGCATTCCTAAACGGACCATAA
- the KAFR0F02160 gene encoding uncharacterized protein (similar to Saccharomyces cerevisiae PUS9 (YDL036C) and RIB2 (YOL066C); ancestral locus Anc_3.154) has protein sequence MLKAVTSSRLIFNPIGKVSTWNRTYTRQIMTDKNEFDRHLQEEIRQAKETQDSKNRKRKLETEIKKDKKLRDSNGFKLRLNESKKNGHKQVDPEYNVTIENDLRKIEPYYFTYKTFCKLRWRDRKLLDIFVSEFREHDEAYYKKCIENGSVLIDDKPANIDTIVRNGSLISHKAHRHEPPVIAKPIKIVYQDDDLLVIDKPSGIPVHPTGRYRFNSVTKMLEKQLGFAVHPCNRLDKLTSGLMFLAKTPKGADEMGDQLKVREVRKEYIARVVGEFPVEEISVDMPLRTFDPKVALNVVCSMEDEGARHAKTIFKRISFDGRTSVVRCKPLTGRQHQIRVHLQYLGFPIANDPIYSSPYIWGPSLGKEGKAVYNDIAEKLHEIGKTRPSQSWYFSNLKGEILQTEKCIECGVELHRDPDPNELTLWLHALRYESTTFDSVGQKKWKYRTDFPDWALESHCKYMEMAIKEADKCAPTTTAFSVGAVIVSGTEVLSTGYSRELPGNTHAEQCALEKYFEQTGKRELPAGSIIYTTMEPCSYRLSGNEPCVQRILNLNGQISCVFVGVIEPDTFVKNNTSVSLLEERNIDYIQIPGYEEQCTKIAFRGHEEDMKEAV, from the coding sequence ATGCTTAAAGCGGTCACTTCTTCGAGACTTATTTTCAATCCCATTGGTAAGGTATCGACGTGGAATAGAACATATACAAGACAGATAATGACcgataaaaatgaatttgacaGGCATTTACAGGAGGAAATAAGACAGGCTAAGGAAACTCAGGACTCCAAGAACAGGAAAAGAAAGCTCGAAACTGAGATTAAAAAGGACAAGAAATTAAGGGACTCTAATGGATTCAAATTGAGGCTCAATGAatcgaagaaaaatggtCATAAGCAAGTAGATCCTGAGTACAACGTTACTATTGAGAACGATTTACGTAAAATTGAGCCCTACTATTTTACATATAAGACCTTTTGCAAATTAAGGTGGAGAGATAGAAAACTTTTAGATATATTCGTGTCGGAATTTAGAGAACACGATGAAGCTTACTACAAAAAATGCATAGAGAATGGTTCTGTGCTAATTGATGATAAGCCTGCCAATATCGACACCATTGTACGCAATGGTAGTTTAATTTCACATAAAGCGCATCGTCATGAACCACCTGTCATTGCAAAACCAATTAAAATAGTCTACCAAGATGACGACTTATTGGTTATTGACAAGCCTAGTGGTATTCCTGTACATCCGACCGGGAGATACAGATTCAATAGTGTTACAAAAATGCTGGAGAAACAATTAGGTTTTGCTGTTCACCCTTGCAATAGGCTGGATAAACTCACGAGTGGACTAATGTTTTTAGCCAAAACTCCAAAAGGCGCTGACGAAATGGGAGATCAACTGAAAGTGAGAGAAGttagaaaagaatatattgcAAGAGTCGTTGGGGAATTTCCGGTGGAAGAAATCTCTGTAGACATGCCTTTGAGAACTTTTGACCCAAAAGTCGCTTTAAATGTTGTTTGCTCTATGGAAGATGAAGGCGCACGCCATGCTAAGACTATATTCAAGAGAATTAGTTTTGATGGCCGTACAAGTGTTGTTAGATGTAAACCATTGACAGGAAGACAACATCAGATTCGTGTGCATCTACAGTACCTGGGCTTTCCAATTGCAAATGATCCAATATATTCGAGTCCATATATATGGGGCCCCTCATTAGGCAAAGAGGGCAAGGCTGTTTACAATGATATCGCTGAAAAGCTACACGAAATTGGTAAAACAAGGCCATCTCAGAGTTGGTATTTCTCAAACTTGAAAGGTGAAATTTTGCAAACCGAGAAATGTATTGAGTGTGGCGTAGAACTTCACAGAGATCCTGATCCGAACGAACTGACCCTTTGGTTACACGCATTGCGTTATGAATCTACAACTTTCGATTCAGTGGGACAAAAGAAGTGGAAATATCGTACGGACTTCCCTGACTGGGCTCTTGAATCACATTGTAAATATATGGAGATGGCAATCAAAGAAGCTGATAAATGTGCACCTACCACAACCGCGTTTAGTGTCGGCGCAGTAATAGTTAGTGGGACAGAAGTGCTATCTACAGGGTATTCCAGAGAACTTCCAGGCAATACTCATGCAGAACAGTGCGCATTAGAAAAATACTTTGAACAAACCGGTAAGAGAGAATTACCTGCAGGTAGCATCATATATACGACAATGGAACCTTGCTCCTACCGGTTAAGTGGTAATGAGCCTTGTGTCCAGCGTATCCTGAATCTGAATGGTCAAATATCCTGTGTATTTGTCGGTGTAATAGAACCGGACACTTTTGTCAAGAACAACACCAGTGTTTCATTATTAGAAGAGAGGAACATTGATTACATCCAAATTCCTGGGTATGAGGAACAATGTACCAAGATAGCATTCCGTGGCCACGAAGAAGACATGAAGGAAGCAGTATAA